From a region of the Streptomyces tirandamycinicus genome:
- a CDS encoding chaplin yields the protein MRMRIASTVAALAVTGVLAGAGSAVADSGASAAASGSPGVLSGNVIQVPLHVPLNVCGNSLGVVSLLSPAVGNACLNG from the coding sequence ATGCGCATGCGAATCGCGTCCACCGTGGCCGCCCTCGCCGTGACCGGTGTGCTCGCCGGTGCCGGCAGCGCCGTGGCGGACAGCGGGGCGTCGGCCGCGGCGTCCGGCAGCCCGGGTGTGCTGTCGGGCAACGTCATCCAGGTCCCCCTTCACGTTCCGCTGAACGTGTGCGGCAACTCGCTCGGTGTCGTCAGCCTGCTCAGCCCGGCCGTCGGCAACGCCTGCCTCAACGGCTGA
- a CDS encoding DUF6296 family protein: MGRDEDFELVFAGGVASATDSEDAVVVHRTERKGPGGHPIYADDTGIVQAEISDRGEVRMIASGGHQQPASGVEARPVVQP; the protein is encoded by the coding sequence ATGGGTCGGGACGAGGATTTCGAACTGGTCTTCGCGGGAGGTGTCGCCTCGGCGACCGACAGCGAGGACGCGGTGGTCGTGCACCGCACCGAGCGCAAGGGCCCGGGCGGGCACCCGATCTACGCCGACGACACCGGCATCGTCCAGGCGGAGATCAGTGACCGCGGTGAGGTACGGATGATCGCAAGCGGCGGGCACCAGCAGCCCGCGTCCGGCGTCGAGGCCAGGCCCGTGGTCCAGCCCTGA
- a CDS encoding NUDIX domain-containing protein — translation MSTTWLPPEQYAETLMKATAFACLFFTDEDDRPLQLRAVYSQVHPWQWPGGTMDPGERPWETAVRECREETGMTVEGPTRLLAAVYGLPGAKWPYSTIGFVFDGGRLTADRIAGITLDPAEHDEVRVLSPDEWRAHMPERDFARLRAVLDARWTGVTAYFDTWDWDA, via the coding sequence ATGAGTACGACGTGGCTGCCACCGGAGCAGTACGCCGAGACGTTGATGAAGGCGACCGCCTTCGCCTGCCTGTTCTTCACCGACGAGGACGACCGGCCGCTGCAGTTGCGGGCGGTGTACTCACAGGTGCATCCGTGGCAGTGGCCCGGCGGGACCATGGATCCGGGCGAGCGTCCCTGGGAGACGGCGGTGCGGGAGTGCCGCGAGGAGACCGGAATGACCGTCGAGGGGCCCACACGACTGCTGGCCGCCGTGTACGGCCTGCCGGGCGCGAAGTGGCCGTACAGCACGATCGGGTTCGTCTTCGACGGCGGCCGGCTCACCGCCGACCGGATCGCCGGTATCACCCTCGACCCGGCCGAGCACGACGAGGTGCGCGTACTGTCGCCGGACGAGTGGCGGGCGCACATGCCGGAGCGGGACTTCGCACGGCTGCGGGCCGTGCTGGACGCCCGCTGGACGGGTGTGACGGCGTACTTCGACACCTGGGACTGGGACGCCTGA
- a CDS encoding SpoIIE family protein phosphatase/ATP-binding protein has protein sequence MPSGRPRTPGRSERPGWRRRLRSLLSVDSLATQVFLLQALVIFLLVVAAAVALVLQARYDSYEDAHNRSLAAAEAFAYAPGTAEALRSPDPAAVLQPAADRAQRGAGVDFISVLSKDGVRYTDPEPQLIGRRVEGDISRAAAGEAFTETFKGEPHQAVRAVVPVLDGSRRVVGLVTAGIQVTNVGELLDRQMPILLGSAACALLLATGGAALVSRRLRRQTHGLGPAEMTRMYEHHDAVLHAVREGVLIIGGDGRLLLANDEARRLLALPPDADRRPVTELNLGPGITRLLVSGTEVSDEVFLSGDRLLAVNTRPTAPYGGVTGLVASLRDTTELRALSGRAEVARERLTLLYEAGVRIGTTLDVRRTARELADVAVPRFADFVTVELLDPVLRGDEPAGLGTMRRTALSGISDDPPLQPVGDAVRINVTPMSTALQSGRALLEPDLAASGTWGSEDPEGRRQALEYGIRSLITVPLQARGVVLGLVNYWRSGDTPRFDADDTSFAEELAARAAVAIDNARRYTREHAMAVTLQRSLLPRDLPEQDALEVAWRYLPAQAGVGGDWFDVIPLPGLRVALVVGDVVGHGMHAAATMGRLRTAVLNFSSLDMPPADLLARLDDLVLRIDADQPPGADSERAPVTGATCLYAIYDSVSGRCTIAHAGHPAPAIVDPGGRVVFPELPLSPPLGVGGHPFDETELDLAEGSRLVLFTDGLVEDRYRDIDEGLAGLRDALARPGPTPEETCVAVMSALLPDQPGDDIALLVARTRLLDRARTAEWEVPLDLSAVSRVRAEAGRRIGEWGLEDSVFVAELVLSELLTNAMRYGAEPVRVRLLLGRTLVVEVSDGSSTSPHLRRAAATDEGGRGLFLVAQFAQRWGTRYVSGGKIIWAELVPGGELPDEPVVTYVEEPAW, from the coding sequence ATGCCGTCCGGCCGCCCGCGAACGCCCGGCCGGTCCGAACGCCCGGGGTGGCGCCGGCGTCTGCGGTCCCTGCTCAGCGTCGACAGCCTGGCCACCCAGGTGTTCCTGCTGCAGGCCCTCGTGATCTTCCTGCTGGTGGTCGCCGCGGCCGTCGCCCTGGTCCTGCAGGCGCGTTACGACAGCTACGAGGACGCCCACAACCGCTCCCTCGCCGCCGCCGAGGCCTTCGCGTACGCCCCCGGCACGGCCGAGGCCCTCAGATCCCCCGATCCGGCGGCCGTCCTGCAGCCCGCCGCCGACAGGGCCCAGCGGGGCGCCGGGGTCGACTTCATCTCCGTACTGAGCAAGGACGGCGTCCGGTACACCGATCCCGAGCCGCAGTTGATCGGCCGGCGTGTGGAGGGGGACATCTCCCGGGCGGCCGCGGGCGAGGCGTTCACCGAGACCTTCAAGGGCGAACCGCACCAGGCGGTCAGGGCCGTCGTCCCCGTGCTGGACGGCAGCCGCCGGGTCGTCGGCCTGGTCACCGCGGGCATCCAGGTCACCAACGTCGGCGAACTGCTCGACCGCCAGATGCCGATCCTGCTGGGCTCGGCCGCCTGCGCGCTGCTGCTCGCCACCGGCGGGGCGGCCCTGGTCAGCCGGCGGCTGCGGCGCCAGACCCACGGGCTCGGCCCCGCCGAGATGACCCGGATGTACGAGCACCACGACGCCGTCCTCCACGCGGTGCGCGAGGGTGTGCTGATCATCGGCGGGGACGGCCGGCTGCTGCTCGCCAACGACGAGGCCCGGCGCCTGCTCGCCCTGCCGCCCGACGCCGACCGCCGGCCGGTGACCGAGCTGAACCTCGGCCCGGGCATCACCCGTCTGCTGGTGTCCGGTACGGAGGTCTCCGACGAGGTGTTCCTGTCCGGGGACCGGCTACTCGCCGTCAACACGCGGCCCACGGCCCCGTACGGCGGTGTGACGGGACTGGTCGCCAGTCTCCGCGACACGACCGAGCTGCGCGCCCTGTCGGGCCGGGCGGAGGTGGCGAGGGAGCGGCTGACGCTGCTGTACGAGGCCGGGGTCCGGATCGGCACCACCCTGGACGTGCGCCGTACGGCGAGAGAACTCGCCGACGTGGCCGTACCCCGGTTCGCCGACTTCGTCACCGTGGAACTGCTCGACCCGGTCCTGCGCGGCGACGAGCCCGCCGGTCTCGGCACCATGCGGCGCACCGCGCTCAGCGGCATCTCCGACGACCCTCCGCTGCAGCCGGTCGGGGACGCCGTCCGGATCAACGTCACGCCGATGAGCACGGCCCTGCAGAGCGGCCGGGCGCTGCTCGAACCCGATCTCGCCGCGTCGGGCACCTGGGGCAGCGAGGACCCGGAAGGGCGGCGGCAGGCGCTCGAGTACGGCATCCGGTCACTGATCACGGTCCCGCTGCAGGCGCGGGGCGTGGTCCTCGGCCTGGTCAACTACTGGCGCTCCGGCGACACACCGCGGTTCGACGCGGACGACACCTCGTTCGCGGAGGAGCTCGCGGCCCGCGCGGCCGTGGCCATCGACAACGCCCGGCGGTACACCCGCGAGCACGCGATGGCCGTGACGCTGCAGCGGAGTCTGCTGCCGCGCGACCTCCCGGAGCAGGACGCCCTCGAGGTGGCCTGGCGGTACCTTCCGGCGCAGGCCGGCGTCGGCGGCGACTGGTTCGACGTCATCCCGCTGCCGGGACTCCGGGTCGCGCTGGTCGTCGGGGACGTGGTGGGGCACGGGATGCACGCCGCGGCCACGATGGGGCGGCTGCGCACCGCGGTGCTGAACTTCTCGTCCCTGGACATGCCGCCCGCCGACCTGCTGGCCCGCCTGGACGATCTGGTGCTGCGCATCGACGCGGACCAGCCCCCGGGAGCCGACAGCGAACGGGCGCCGGTGACGGGTGCGACCTGTCTCTACGCGATCTACGACTCGGTGAGCGGGCGCTGCACCATCGCCCATGCCGGCCATCCGGCACCGGCGATCGTCGACCCCGGGGGCCGGGTGGTCTTCCCGGAGCTGCCGTTGTCACCCCCGCTCGGTGTGGGAGGGCATCCGTTCGACGAGACCGAGCTGGACCTCGCCGAGGGCAGCCGGCTGGTCCTCTTCACGGACGGCCTGGTCGAGGACCGGTACCGGGACATCGACGAGGGGCTGGCGGGACTCCGCGACGCCCTCGCACGGCCCGGGCCGACGCCGGAGGAGACCTGCGTGGCCGTGATGAGCGCGCTGCTGCCCGACCAGCCGGGTGACGACATCGCCCTGCTGGTGGCCCGCACGCGGCTGCTCGACCGGGCCAGAACGGCCGAGTGGGAGGTGCCGCTCGACCTCTCGGCCGTGTCCCGGGTCCGGGCCGAGGCAGGCCGGCGAATCGGCGAATGGGGCCTGGAGGACTCCGTCTTCGTCGCCGAGCTGGTCCTCAGCGAACTGCTCACCAACGCCATGCGGTACGGCGCGGAGCCGGTCCGGGTGCGGCTGCTGCTCGGCCGGACGCTGGTCGTCGAGGTGTCCGACGGCAGCAGCACCTCCCCGCACCTGCGACGCGCCGCCGCGACCGACGAGGGCGGCCGGGGGCTCTTCCTGGTGGCCCAGTTCGCACAGCGCTGGGGAACGCGCTATGTCAGCGGAGGCAAGATCATCTGGGCGGAGCTGGTGCCGGGCGGGGAACTGCCGGATGAACCGGTGGTGACGTACGTGGAGGAGCCGGCCTGGTGA
- a CDS encoding GNAT family N-acetyltransferase, protein MKSPGVQLREITDDNRDAVRALRVRRNQKQFVASVSKSLKEAAKTPEANPWYRAVYRGDEPVGFVMLAWKPPTGPFRGRHFLWRLLVDKRYQRRGIGREALAQVAALVRADGATELLTSYEPGDGEPWPFYRKFGFEPTGDVDDGEIVLRLTFPAG, encoded by the coding sequence ATGAAGTCCCCAGGCGTGCAGCTACGGGAGATCACCGACGACAACCGGGATGCCGTGCGCGCCCTTCGGGTCCGGCGGAACCAGAAGCAGTTCGTCGCCTCCGTGTCCAAGTCGCTCAAGGAAGCGGCGAAGACGCCCGAGGCCAACCCCTGGTACCGCGCCGTCTACCGTGGCGACGAGCCGGTCGGGTTCGTGATGCTGGCGTGGAAACCGCCCACCGGTCCCTTCCGGGGACGGCACTTCCTCTGGCGTCTCCTGGTCGACAAGAGGTACCAGAGGCGGGGCATCGGCCGGGAGGCCCTCGCACAGGTCGCCGCGCTGGTGCGCGCCGACGGCGCCACCGAGCTGCTGACCAGCTACGAGCCCGGCGACGGTGAACCGTGGCCGTTCTACCGGAAGTTCGGGTTCGAACCCACCGGGGATGTCGACGACGGCGAGATCGTGCTGCGGCTCACCTTCCCCGCCGGGTGA
- a CDS encoding beta-ketoacyl synthase N-terminal-like domain-containing protein, translating to MNSVERNVDLVIGITPLGEPDAPLATAVSRAGGLGVLDLGQGGRRAREALAALRRWAPGRYGVRIGPHCRLGPGELLPKHGSPGGPDTVVLAPDSSWDPSAIPPDAGLRVLVEVTGLEAARRAVDAGAGGLIARGSECGGPVGELSTFVLLQQLLAADGLGVPVWACGGIAPRTAAAAVVGGAAGVVLDTQLALLAESQLPEPVAALLRTADGSQTVVSGGHRTLRRRGPAGSSAATGGAPAPPGLPVGQDAGLAALFAERWGDTGRAVRAVLGAVRDAVTYGAAEGVARALRPDSAMSRALGTRLPVAQGPMTRVSDGAAFAAAVADDGALPFVALALAGAERSRTMLEQARQVLHGRPWGVGILGFAPEETRTAQLAAVRAAGPTHAIVAGGRPSQARVLEEAGIKAFLHVPSPGLLRQFLDAGARRFVFEGAECGGHVGPRNSFPLWEAQLTVLEDFLDGLVRQGDEQARATAGRIEVFLAGGIHDERSAAMAAALAAPLTARGCAVGTLMGTAYLFTEEAVAHGAVRPLFQRRVLAAGRTALLETAPGHATRCVPSPFSDAFGTLAARMREEGLAERDVWERLERLNVGRLRIAAKGVERTAEGDLGTVGEERQLAEGMFMAGEVAVLRSDTTTLARLHSAVTEGAARFLTERASALASRTGLGGQSAARAEPEPPRPLDVAVVGMACMFPGAPDLASFWANVLDGVDSVGEVPRDRWDPDVHGVEAGGAVTSRWGGFLPPIPFDALRYGIPPASLGSIEPVQLLALEAARRALDDAGLGDGGRDFDRTRTGVVFGAEPGSDLSHATTLRAVLPSYFGEVPRGLEEQLPPLTEDSFPGMLANVISGRIANRLDLGGPNFTVDAACASSLAAVDVACKELVAGTSDIMLCGGADLHNGINDYLLFSSVHALSPTGRCRAFDGSADGITLGEGVACVVLKRLADAERDGDRVYGVVKGIGSSSDGRSLGLTAPRPEGQRRAVERAHRNAGTSPAEVGLVEAHGTGTVVGDRTELGVLTEVFEEAGAAPGGCVLGSVKSQIGHTKCAAGLAGLIKTVMALHTGVRPPTLHLERPNAAWEEDRGPFVFHREALPWAVPPERRVAGLSAFGFGGTNFHVVLGAHGGGVPPSHGRAAWPAELFLFRGADAAAARRAAQWLLETASRAGEGTGGWRLRDLALAASRRAGTDRGPVRIAVVAEDPEGLRLRLRRALDGEHDPDAGVHLADDDVTAAGAPGAAGTPDSGLDGGTRSGPDSGTRSGPGRGRVAFLFPGQGSQRTGMFADLFGAFPELQHLLTLDGGTAAALYPPAAFTGAASGRRTAALTDTRAAQPALGMVGLAAHTLLNRAGVVPDMAAGHSYGELAALSAAGAVDPETLLTLSSERAAAILAAAGDDPGAMAAVAASPADVERILGTTGSRDGDHGGGGGGGSGGGGGGSGGSGAVDGGLMNGALLNGGLLEGGLVVANRNAPRQTVVSGPTAAVDSALRRLRDAGVAAKRLPVACAFHSPLVAAAGERFARVLAEHPVHATEFPVWSNRTAQPYPASPDGIRAELAAQIGAPVRFAEQVEAMYAAGARVFVECGPGRVLTGLVADVLGDRPHLTVACAPRPGSGLPDLLDALARLAVAGLPVATGWMFRGRDAVDPNQAGGGRPAGWTVDGHLVRTASGELLPGALAPARRVAEATVTSQHGDRAAEDAATGQDALITEFLRTSREMVAAQRDVLLTYFGGRVSGEPLPGPAGDPPTSTLPTRSPQVPDTEGTAGPAGAGAVAGTLPGAGWTGALGGDAEAGAPPDGGDVLRLIVDIISERTGYPADMVEPGLDLEADLSIDSIKRTEIVGELAGRLVAAGAVPAYSGSLDDAAMEELSRARTAETLAAGIRALLPGAGDAPDRPNTLMAPPPVRPWIPRLNGGAPGRV from the coding sequence ATGAATTCGGTAGAGCGCAATGTGGACCTGGTCATCGGAATCACCCCCCTCGGTGAACCGGACGCCCCCCTCGCCACCGCGGTGAGCCGCGCCGGTGGGCTCGGAGTGCTCGACCTGGGGCAGGGGGGCCGGAGGGCGAGAGAGGCCCTGGCCGCTCTGCGCCGATGGGCACCCGGGCGCTACGGCGTAAGGATCGGCCCGCACTGCCGACTGGGCCCCGGGGAACTCCTCCCGAAACACGGCTCCCCGGGCGGTCCGGACACGGTGGTGCTCGCGCCGGATTCCTCCTGGGACCCGTCCGCGATCCCCCCGGACGCCGGACTCCGGGTGCTGGTGGAGGTCACCGGGCTGGAGGCGGCCCGCCGCGCCGTGGACGCGGGAGCAGGCGGCCTGATTGCGCGCGGCAGCGAGTGCGGCGGCCCCGTCGGCGAGCTGAGCACCTTCGTACTCCTCCAACAGCTCCTCGCGGCGGACGGGTTGGGGGTTCCGGTGTGGGCCTGCGGCGGAATCGCCCCGCGCACCGCGGCGGCCGCCGTGGTCGGCGGGGCCGCCGGGGTGGTGCTGGACACCCAGCTCGCGCTGCTGGCCGAGTCGCAGCTGCCCGAGCCGGTCGCGGCGCTGCTGCGGACGGCCGACGGCTCGCAGACCGTGGTGTCCGGCGGTCACCGTACGCTGCGCCGGCGCGGCCCCGCCGGGAGCTCCGCGGCCACCGGCGGCGCGCCGGCCCCGCCCGGCCTGCCCGTGGGGCAGGACGCCGGCCTGGCGGCCCTGTTCGCCGAACGCTGGGGCGACACCGGCCGTGCGGTCCGCGCGGTGCTCGGTGCCGTGCGGGACGCCGTGACGTACGGCGCGGCCGAGGGCGTCGCCCGGGCCCTGCGTCCGGACTCGGCGATGAGCCGGGCCCTGGGGACCCGGCTGCCGGTCGCCCAGGGCCCGATGACCCGGGTGAGCGACGGTGCCGCGTTCGCCGCCGCCGTCGCCGACGACGGGGCCCTGCCGTTCGTCGCCCTCGCGCTCGCCGGGGCGGAGCGATCCCGGACGATGCTGGAGCAGGCACGGCAGGTCCTGCACGGCAGGCCCTGGGGGGTCGGCATCCTGGGCTTCGCGCCCGAGGAGACGAGGACCGCCCAGCTCGCCGCGGTCCGGGCGGCCGGGCCCACCCATGCGATCGTGGCGGGCGGCCGGCCGTCCCAGGCACGGGTGCTGGAGGAGGCCGGGATCAAGGCGTTCCTCCACGTCCCCTCGCCGGGCCTGCTGCGGCAGTTCCTCGACGCCGGGGCCCGCCGGTTCGTCTTCGAGGGCGCCGAGTGCGGCGGCCACGTCGGCCCCCGCAACAGCTTCCCGCTCTGGGAAGCCCAGCTGACGGTCCTGGAGGACTTCCTCGACGGGCTCGTCCGGCAGGGGGACGAGCAGGCGCGGGCCACCGCCGGGCGGATCGAGGTCTTCCTCGCCGGCGGCATCCACGACGAGCGCTCCGCCGCGATGGCGGCCGCACTCGCCGCCCCGCTGACCGCGCGCGGCTGCGCGGTGGGCACCCTGATGGGCACGGCGTACCTGTTCACCGAGGAGGCGGTCGCCCACGGCGCCGTCCGGCCGCTGTTCCAGCGCCGGGTGCTCGCGGCCGGGCGCACCGCGCTCCTGGAGACGGCGCCCGGCCATGCCACACGCTGTGTGCCGAGCCCGTTCAGCGATGCCTTCGGCACCCTGGCGGCCCGCATGCGCGAGGAGGGACTGGCCGAACGGGACGTCTGGGAGCGGCTGGAGCGGCTGAACGTCGGCCGGCTGCGGATCGCGGCCAAGGGCGTGGAGCGCACCGCCGAAGGGGACCTCGGGACCGTCGGCGAGGAACGCCAGCTGGCGGAGGGCATGTTCATGGCCGGCGAGGTGGCGGTGCTGCGATCGGACACCACCACCCTCGCGCGGCTGCACTCCGCCGTCACCGAGGGTGCGGCCCGCTTCCTCACCGAACGGGCCTCCGCCCTGGCGTCCCGCACCGGGCTCGGCGGGCAGAGCGCGGCACGGGCCGAACCGGAGCCGCCGCGCCCCCTGGACGTGGCGGTGGTCGGCATGGCCTGCATGTTCCCGGGTGCGCCCGATCTGGCCTCGTTCTGGGCCAACGTCCTCGACGGGGTCGACTCGGTCGGGGAGGTGCCCCGCGACCGCTGGGATCCCGATGTGCACGGCGTCGAGGCGGGCGGTGCGGTCACCTCCCGCTGGGGCGGGTTCCTGCCGCCGATCCCCTTCGACGCCCTGCGCTACGGCATCCCGCCCGCCTCGCTGGGCAGCATCGAGCCCGTGCAGCTCCTGGCCCTCGAGGCCGCGCGGCGGGCACTGGACGACGCGGGACTCGGCGACGGCGGCCGGGACTTCGACCGGACGCGGACGGGTGTGGTGTTCGGTGCCGAGCCGGGCAGCGACCTCTCCCACGCGACCACGCTGCGCGCGGTGCTCCCTTCGTACTTCGGCGAGGTGCCCAGGGGCCTCGAGGAGCAGTTGCCGCCGCTGACCGAGGACTCGTTCCCCGGAATGCTCGCCAACGTGATCTCCGGGCGGATAGCGAACCGGCTCGACCTGGGCGGGCCGAACTTCACCGTCGACGCGGCCTGCGCCTCCTCCCTCGCGGCGGTCGACGTCGCCTGCAAGGAACTGGTCGCGGGCACCAGCGACATCATGCTGTGCGGAGGCGCCGACCTGCACAACGGCATCAACGACTACCTGCTGTTCTCCTCGGTGCACGCGCTCTCCCCCACCGGCCGCTGCCGGGCCTTCGACGGCTCGGCCGACGGGATCACCCTCGGCGAGGGCGTGGCGTGCGTGGTGCTGAAGCGCCTGGCCGACGCCGAGCGGGACGGCGACCGCGTCTACGGGGTCGTCAAGGGCATCGGCAGCTCCAGCGACGGCCGGTCCCTCGGGCTGACGGCGCCGCGCCCCGAGGGGCAGCGCAGGGCCGTGGAGCGGGCGCACCGCAACGCGGGCACCTCGCCTGCCGAGGTGGGGCTGGTGGAGGCGCACGGGACGGGCACCGTCGTCGGCGACAGGACCGAACTGGGCGTCCTCACCGAAGTGTTCGAGGAGGCGGGCGCCGCCCCGGGCGGTTGCGTGCTGGGGTCGGTCAAGTCCCAGATCGGGCACACCAAGTGCGCGGCGGGTCTGGCCGGGCTGATCAAGACGGTGATGGCCCTGCACACCGGCGTCCGGCCGCCCACCCTGCATCTGGAGCGGCCCAACGCCGCCTGGGAGGAGGACCGGGGCCCGTTCGTCTTCCACCGCGAGGCGCTGCCGTGGGCCGTGCCGCCCGAGCGGCGAGTGGCGGGCCTGAGCGCGTTCGGCTTCGGAGGCACCAACTTCCATGTGGTGCTCGGCGCTCACGGCGGCGGGGTGCCGCCCTCGCACGGGCGTGCCGCGTGGCCGGCCGAGCTGTTCCTGTTCCGCGGGGCGGACGCGGCGGCCGCCCGCCGGGCCGCCCAGTGGCTGCTGGAGACGGCGTCGCGGGCCGGGGAAGGGACCGGCGGGTGGCGGCTGCGGGATCTGGCGCTCGCCGCGTCGCGGCGCGCCGGGACGGACCGCGGCCCGGTGCGGATCGCGGTCGTGGCGGAGGACCCCGAGGGGCTGCGCCTGCGGCTGCGGCGCGCCCTGGACGGTGAGCACGATCCGGATGCCGGTGTCCACCTCGCCGACGACGACGTGACGGCCGCGGGCGCCCCGGGCGCCGCCGGCACGCCGGACAGCGGGCTGGACGGCGGGACCCGGAGCGGGCCGGACAGCGGGACCCGGAGCGGGCCTGGCCGAGGCAGGGTCGCGTTCCTGTTCCCCGGGCAGGGCAGCCAGCGCACCGGCATGTTCGCCGACCTCTTCGGTGCCTTCCCCGAACTGCAGCACCTCCTCACGCTCGACGGCGGCACAGCCGCCGCGCTGTATCCCCCGGCCGCGTTCACCGGGGCCGCGAGCGGGCGCCGCACCGCCGCGCTCACCGACACCCGCGCCGCCCAGCCGGCGCTCGGCATGGTGGGCCTCGCCGCGCACACGCTGCTGAACCGGGCCGGGGTCGTACCCGACATGGCCGCGGGCCACAGCTACGGGGAGCTGGCCGCCCTGAGCGCCGCCGGGGCCGTGGATCCGGAGACCCTGCTGACGCTGAGCTCCGAGCGGGCCGCGGCGATCCTCGCGGCGGCCGGGGACGACCCCGGGGCCATGGCGGCGGTGGCCGCGTCCCCGGCGGACGTCGAACGCATCCTGGGCACAACCGGAAGCCGCGACGGGGACCACGGCGGAGGCGGAGGCGGCGGCAGCGGAGGCGGAGGCGGCGGCAGCGGCGGCAGCGGCGCGGTGGACGGCGGGCTCATGAACGGGGCGCTCCTGAACGGCGGGCTGCTGGAGGGCGGGCTCGTCGTGGCCAACCGCAACGCACCACGGCAGACGGTGGTCTCCGGTCCCACCGCGGCGGTGGATTCCGCGCTGCGGCGGCTGCGTGACGCCGGGGTCGCGGCGAAGCGCCTGCCGGTGGCCTGCGCGTTCCACAGCCCGCTGGTCGCGGCCGCGGGTGAGCGGTTCGCCCGGGTGCTGGCCGAACACCCCGTACACGCAACGGAGTTCCCGGTGTGGTCGAACCGCACCGCGCAGCCGTACCCGGCCTCCCCCGACGGAATCCGTGCCGAGCTGGCCGCGCAGATCGGTGCGCCGGTGCGGTTCGCCGAGCAGGTCGAGGCGATGTACGCGGCAGGCGCCCGGGTCTTCGTCGAGTGCGGCCCGGGGAGGGTGCTGACCGGGTTGGTGGCCGACGTCCTCGGGGACCGGCCGCATCTGACCGTCGCGTGCGCGCCCCGGCCGGGGAGCGGACTGCCGGACCTCCTCGACGCGCTGGCCCGGCTCGCGGTGGCCGGGCTGCCGGTCGCCACCGGATGGATGTTCCGGGGACGCGACGCGGTGGACCCGAACCAGGCCGGCGGCGGACGGCCCGCCGGATGGACGGTCGACGGGCATCTCGTCCGTACGGCGTCCGGTGAACTCCTGCCCGGTGCGCTGGCACCGGCCCGACGTGTCGCGGAGGCGACTGTGACGAGCCAGCACGGCGACCGGGCGGCCGAGGACGCCGCGACCGGCCAGGACGCGCTGATCACCGAGTTCCTGCGAACCAGCAGGGAGATGGTGGCGGCGCAACGCGACGTCCTGCTGACGTACTTCGGCGGCCGGGTGTCCGGCGAACCGCTTCCCGGCCCGGCGGGCGACCCGCCCACGTCCACCCTGCCGACGCGGAGTCCGCAGGTGCCGGACACGGAAGGCACCGCCGGGCCCGCGGGGGCCGGGGCGGTCGCCGGGACGCTGCCGGGGGCGGGGTGGACGGGTGCCCTGGGCGGTGACGCGGAGGCCGGCGCGCCGCCGGACGGCGGCGACGTGCTGCGTCTGATCGTGGACATCATCAGTGAACGCACGGGCTATCCGGCCGACATGGTCGAGCCCGGTCTCGACCTGGAAGCGGATCTGAGCATCGATTCGATCAAGCGGACCGAGATCGTCGGGGAACTGGCCGGACGGCTGGTCGCGGCCGGCGCGGTGCCGGCGTACAGCGGCTCGCTGGACGACGCCGCGATGGAGGAGCTGTCCCGGGCGAGGACCGCCGAGACCCTGGCCGCCGGGATCCGCGCCCTGCTGCCCGGTGCCGGGGACGCGCCGGACCGTCCGAACACCCTCATGGCGCCCCCTCCCGTGAGGCCATGGATACCCCGGTTGAACGGCGGCGCGCCGGGCCGCGTATAG